Proteins encoded within one genomic window of Kibdelosporangium phytohabitans:
- a CDS encoding ABC transporter ATP-binding protein, which yields MRSEDDNTVVRLTAVRKEYSDSVALDGVSLTIGAGEAVAVMGPSGSGKSTLLNMVAGLDRPTSGSVVVHGNDLTTLSETGLALFRRHRIGMIFQFFNLLDDLSALDNVALAGQLTGTPAGQARKRALELFGELGIAGRRNIYPAQLSGGERQRVAVARALMNRPALLLADEPTGALDSRSGEQVMDLLLDLNQIGQTLLLVTHDQRLATRCASRVVEVADGRIARESSLERTL from the coding sequence ATGCGGAGCGAAGACGACAACACCGTGGTCAGGTTGACCGCGGTGCGCAAGGAGTACAGCGATTCCGTGGCGCTCGACGGGGTGTCGCTGACGATCGGCGCGGGCGAAGCGGTCGCGGTGATGGGACCGTCCGGCAGCGGCAAGTCGACGCTGCTGAACATGGTCGCCGGGCTCGACCGGCCGACGTCCGGGTCGGTGGTCGTGCACGGCAACGACCTGACCACGCTGAGCGAAACCGGCCTCGCCCTGTTCCGCAGGCACAGGATCGGCATGATCTTCCAGTTCTTCAACCTGCTCGACGACCTCTCCGCACTGGACAACGTCGCGCTCGCGGGCCAGCTGACCGGGACACCGGCCGGTCAGGCCCGCAAACGCGCGCTGGAGCTGTTCGGCGAACTCGGCATCGCCGGGCGCAGGAACATCTACCCGGCCCAGCTGTCCGGTGGGGAACGGCAGCGCGTCGCGGTGGCGCGGGCGTTGATGAACCGGCCCGCGCTGCTGCTGGCCGACGAACCGACCGGCGCGCTGGACAGCCGGTCCGGCGAGCAGGTGATGGACCTGCTGCTCGACCTCAACCAGATCGGCCAGACGCTGTTGCTGGTCACGCACGACCAGCGGCTGGCCACCCGGTGCGCGAGCCGGGTGGTCGAGGTCGCCGACGGCCGCATCGCGCGGGAAAGCAGCCTGGAGCGCACCCTGTGA
- a CDS encoding sensor histidine kinase produces the protein MWHLGEGWLAVAVAACLAAVFFAVRLARARHAYARAVQERGWLLERERQAAADNAVDAERARIARELHDIVSHNVSVMVVQAGAARQVIATQSDDATDALLAVETAGRDTMTELRHMLGLLSPAVDGDDVDRLTPQPSLSRLGALVDRISFAGLPVEVRISGEPGPLPSGVDLTAYRVIQEALTNALKHGGGRKAEVTVRYAEHHLRVEILNSGPSVLSGSTADLPTDAGAGRGLLGLRERVAVLGGDLDARRRLGGGFRVRAKIPLEQL, from the coding sequence ATGTGGCACCTCGGAGAAGGCTGGCTGGCCGTCGCGGTCGCCGCGTGCCTGGCCGCGGTGTTCTTCGCGGTCCGGCTGGCCAGGGCCAGACACGCGTACGCCCGTGCGGTGCAGGAGCGCGGCTGGCTGCTGGAACGCGAACGGCAAGCCGCCGCGGACAACGCCGTCGACGCCGAACGGGCCAGGATCGCCCGTGAACTGCACGACATCGTCAGCCACAACGTGAGTGTCATGGTGGTGCAGGCAGGCGCGGCGCGCCAGGTGATCGCCACGCAGTCCGACGACGCGACCGACGCGTTGCTGGCCGTGGAGACCGCGGGCCGCGACACCATGACCGAACTGCGGCACATGCTCGGCCTGCTGTCCCCCGCGGTCGACGGCGACGACGTGGACCGGCTGACCCCGCAGCCGAGCCTGAGCAGGCTCGGCGCGCTGGTCGACCGGATCAGCTTCGCCGGGCTGCCGGTGGAGGTCCGCATCTCCGGCGAGCCGGGCCCGCTGCCGTCCGGTGTGGACCTGACCGCGTACCGGGTCATCCAGGAGGCGCTGACCAACGCGCTCAAACACGGCGGCGGGCGGAAAGCCGAGGTGACAGTGCGGTACGCGGAACACCACCTGCGCGTCGAGATCCTCAACAGCGGTCCCAGTGTGTTGTCCGGCAGCACCGCGGACCTGCCGACGGACGCCGGTGCGGGGCGTGGGCTGCTGGGACTGCGTGAACGCGTCGCGGTCCTCGGCGGAGACCTGGACGCACGGCGACGGCTCGGCGGCGGATTCCGTGTCCGCGCCAAGATCCCGCTCGAACAGCTGTGA
- a CDS encoding response regulator transcription factor — translation MTAPRVVIADDQVLVRTGFRMILASGGIDVVGEASDGAEAVAAVRELRPDVVLMDIRMPTMDGLEATRRILRDPAACRVLILTTFDLDRYVYDALAAGASGFLLKDVTPEHLVAAVRLVETGDALLAPSITRRLVERFASTAQPAARPPAAHRDLAALTPREREVLTSVGHGRSNSEIADDLTLSEATVKTHVARIFAKLSLRDRAQAVVLAYETGLVSPGG, via the coding sequence GTGACGGCGCCGCGAGTCGTCATCGCGGACGACCAAGTGCTTGTGCGCACCGGTTTCCGGATGATCCTGGCCTCCGGTGGCATCGACGTGGTAGGGGAGGCGTCCGACGGCGCCGAAGCCGTCGCGGCCGTCCGCGAACTGCGACCGGACGTCGTGCTGATGGACATCCGGATGCCCACTATGGACGGTCTGGAGGCGACCCGCCGGATCCTGCGCGACCCGGCCGCGTGCCGCGTGCTGATCCTGACGACGTTCGACCTCGACCGGTACGTCTACGACGCGCTCGCCGCGGGCGCCAGCGGGTTCCTGCTCAAAGACGTCACGCCCGAGCACCTCGTGGCCGCGGTCCGGTTGGTGGAGACGGGCGACGCGTTGCTGGCGCCGTCGATCACGCGGCGGCTCGTCGAACGGTTCGCCTCCACCGCCCAGCCCGCGGCCCGGCCGCCTGCCGCGCACCGGGACCTGGCCGCGCTGACGCCCCGTGAACGGGAGGTGCTGACCTCGGTCGGGCACGGCCGGTCCAACTCCGAGATCGCCGACGACCTCACCTTGAGCGAGGCCACGGTGAAGACGCACGTCGCCCGCATCTTCGCCAAGCTGTCGCTGCGCGACCGCGCCCAAGCCGTTGTCCTCGCCTACGAGACGGGTCTCGTCTCGCCGGGAGGCTGA
- a CDS encoding cupin domain-containing protein, with translation MLPIGPSKTNAFDILLHQNPVITPNSGAMVATVTVPPGDPGSGPHRHSGPVFGYVLEGEILFELEGDEPYAIKAGEAFWEPGGQVVHYQAGNLREDIASKFVVFMLCAPDVPMMTYLDEEEIAGRARLRHPSTQVVPQ, from the coding sequence ATGCTCCCCATCGGACCGTCAAAGACGAACGCATTCGACATCCTGTTGCACCAGAACCCCGTCATCACACCGAACTCCGGCGCGATGGTGGCCACGGTGACCGTCCCGCCCGGCGATCCGGGCTCGGGCCCGCACCGGCACTCCGGCCCGGTCTTCGGCTACGTGCTGGAAGGCGAGATCCTCTTCGAACTCGAGGGCGACGAACCGTACGCGATCAAGGCCGGTGAGGCGTTCTGGGAACCGGGCGGCCAGGTCGTGCACTACCAGGCAGGCAACCTGCGCGAGGACATCGCCAGCAAGTTCGTGGTGTTCATGCTGTGTGCCCCGGACGTGCCGATGATGACGTACCTGGACGAAGAGGAGATCGCGGGACGAGCCCGGCTAAGGCATCCCAGCACCCAGGTTGTTCCACAGTAG
- a CDS encoding HAD family hydrolase: MRIQERLSEIDHVMVAFDGPIAELPPASLSVDSLRVMVAEGGLPREVARTEDPFAVLDYAATIGPATERAVHDQLTRVEQGVLLAARRTPGVDEGFDTLAAAGVKITVVGRVATAAIRSFLVMHNLEQYVWYLAGRSGPADRALVPPAPDLVNAAIRTSAVPAEASLFVGSTQADLDAARAAGVATVSTVEQPGCWDALAGLVPRSPLRPGTSSSARPGHTA, encoded by the coding sequence ATGCGCATCCAGGAGCGGCTGTCCGAGATCGACCATGTCATGGTCGCGTTCGACGGCCCGATCGCCGAACTGCCCCCGGCGTCACTGAGCGTGGACAGCCTGCGGGTGATGGTCGCCGAGGGAGGGCTGCCGCGGGAGGTGGCGCGGACCGAGGACCCCTTCGCCGTCCTCGACTACGCCGCCACGATCGGCCCGGCGACCGAGCGCGCGGTGCACGACCAGTTGACCCGCGTCGAACAGGGCGTGCTGCTCGCCGCGCGGAGGACGCCCGGCGTCGACGAGGGGTTCGACACGCTGGCCGCCGCGGGCGTCAAGATCACGGTCGTCGGCCGTGTCGCCACCGCCGCGATCCGCTCGTTCCTCGTGATGCACAACCTCGAGCAGTACGTGTGGTACCTCGCCGGGCGTTCGGGCCCGGCGGACCGCGCACTCGTCCCGCCCGCGCCGGACCTGGTCAACGCGGCGATCCGGACGAGCGCGGTCCCTGCCGAAGCCAGCCTGTTCGTCGGCAGCACGCAGGCCGACCTCGACGCCGCACGCGCGGCCGGCGTCGCCACGGTGTCTACTGTGGAACAACCTGGGTGCTGGGATGCCTTAGCCGGGCTCGTCCCGCGATCTCCTCTTCGTCCAGGTACGTCATCATCGGCACGTCCGGGGCACACAGCATGA
- a CDS encoding ImmA/IrrE family metallo-endopeptidase produces MTTWSVAERLNWLFEVLGTWETDGWRRRTDAEAGEALADLGGQQAVASLRAGGAAEPGQLAALAVFFGVDPAFFGDDQAEADRVHDDVLAAALRDCGVHSYQICRMPVPLVTQRKQLQTALMRERAAVHAPRTWHDDRRIDEPIRDGGTTRMTATPMSLAQLRTLCRSLVDDLGMHPPFDAYEFCERLAEHRKRRIKVRATDLGATSGVGHLAPTATVDRIFVERDSPVPQQTLVIYHEVMHIVRDHLATGDSVTCGIGPAENPESGAYADWREWEAEAGARELARLAGRRPAPNRLTTRAGAAEHSIAAAFGFTHGR; encoded by the coding sequence GTGACCACCTGGTCTGTGGCCGAGCGGTTGAACTGGCTGTTCGAGGTGCTCGGCACGTGGGAGACCGACGGGTGGCGCCGCCGGACCGACGCCGAAGCCGGGGAAGCCCTCGCTGACCTGGGCGGACAGCAGGCTGTGGCGTCGCTGCGCGCGGGCGGCGCCGCGGAGCCGGGCCAATTGGCCGCGCTCGCCGTGTTCTTCGGCGTCGACCCGGCGTTCTTCGGCGACGACCAGGCCGAGGCCGACCGCGTCCACGACGACGTCCTCGCAGCTGCGCTGCGTGATTGCGGCGTCCACTCGTACCAGATCTGCCGGATGCCCGTCCCCCTAGTCACCCAGCGCAAACAGTTGCAGACCGCGCTGATGCGCGAACGCGCCGCCGTGCACGCCCCGCGAACGTGGCATGATGATCGACGGATCGACGAGCCGATTCGCGACGGCGGGACGACACGGATGACAGCGACGCCGATGAGCCTGGCGCAGCTCCGCACGCTGTGCCGGAGCCTGGTGGACGACCTCGGCATGCACCCTCCCTTCGACGCGTACGAGTTCTGCGAGCGGCTCGCCGAGCACCGCAAGCGCCGGATCAAGGTCCGCGCGACGGATCTCGGTGCGACGTCGGGAGTCGGGCACCTCGCCCCGACCGCGACCGTCGACCGGATCTTCGTCGAGCGGGATTCCCCGGTGCCACAACAGACACTGGTCATCTACCACGAGGTGATGCACATCGTGCGTGACCATCTCGCCACGGGCGACAGCGTCACCTGCGGCATCGGTCCTGCCGAGAACCCCGAGTCGGGCGCGTACGCCGACTGGCGCGAATGGGAGGCCGAGGCGGGTGCGCGCGAGCTCGCGCGGCTGGCCGGCCGGCGACCGGCGCCGAACAGACTGACCACCAGAGCGGGCGCCGCCGAACACAGCATCGCGGCGGCGTTCGGGTTCACGCATGGACGTTGA
- a CDS encoding MAB_1171c family putative transporter → MDVELAIRWAKAAVVCAVTVWEVVQLTRRPKDVPLRILVTGLVLLSITATIGIRTPLLDPIQDFFGSSWIHITNACWMSMAYCWAVYFLLVNDELSKALRKRKALIELGVLVTAIVVMVVVKEISIDGIQRPARNPARFHDWERTAWYVSVGGYGLFAWFLGAFRAMAMRRKLTNPWARAAFWIVVIGAVAMAIGVDAVTLTRQLVRQFDTSFDPDWLTQTYSIGQLGGQFVLALGLALAPLAAIAAGLRTRYERRQRARYTERMLPLWRTLTTEFPYVALGGEHDFDRVSTEITDGLSELARDCPRPDGDPGDPRVAADAIAAGLTRRADRRQARDGGQWAGDDLDTREPPYPRLEPDFPGWRDRAEWMAKVADDLRTRGVIGEDEYESAAPG, encoded by the coding sequence ATGGACGTTGAACTGGCCATCCGATGGGCCAAGGCCGCGGTCGTCTGCGCGGTCACCGTCTGGGAGGTCGTTCAACTGACCCGCAGGCCCAAGGACGTCCCGCTGCGGATCCTCGTGACCGGCCTGGTCCTGCTGTCGATCACCGCGACCATCGGCATCCGCACGCCGCTGCTCGACCCGATCCAGGACTTCTTCGGCTCGTCGTGGATCCACATCACCAACGCCTGCTGGATGTCCATGGCCTACTGCTGGGCCGTCTACTTCCTGCTGGTCAACGACGAACTGTCGAAGGCGCTGCGCAAACGCAAGGCGCTGATCGAACTCGGTGTCCTCGTCACCGCCATCGTCGTCATGGTGGTGGTCAAGGAGATCTCGATCGACGGCATCCAGCGACCGGCCAGGAACCCCGCCCGGTTCCACGACTGGGAACGGACCGCGTGGTACGTCTCCGTCGGCGGATACGGCCTGTTCGCGTGGTTCCTCGGCGCGTTCCGCGCGATGGCCATGCGGCGCAAGCTGACCAACCCGTGGGCGCGTGCGGCGTTCTGGATCGTGGTGATCGGTGCCGTGGCCATGGCGATCGGCGTGGACGCCGTCACGCTCACCCGCCAGCTCGTGCGCCAGTTCGACACGAGCTTCGACCCGGACTGGCTGACCCAGACGTACTCCATCGGCCAGCTCGGCGGGCAGTTCGTACTGGCGCTCGGTTTGGCGCTGGCGCCGCTGGCGGCGATCGCCGCCGGTCTGCGAACGAGGTACGAACGCAGGCAGCGCGCCAGGTACACCGAGCGGATGCTGCCCTTGTGGCGCACGCTGACCACGGAATTCCCCTACGTGGCTCTCGGCGGGGAGCACGACTTCGACCGCGTCAGCACCGAGATCACCGACGGCCTCAGCGAACTGGCCAGGGACTGCCCGCGGCCGGACGGCGACCCGGGCGATCCCCGCGTGGCGGCGGACGCGATCGCCGCGGGCCTGACCCGGCGGGCCGACCGGCGCCAGGCCAGGGACGGCGGCCAGTGGGCCGGCGACGACCTGGACACGCGGGAGCCGCCGTACCCGCGGCTGGAACCGGATTTCCCCGGCTGGCGCGACCGCGCCGAGTGGATGGCCAAGGTGGCCGACGACCTGCGCACCCGGGGCGTGATCGGTGAGGACGAGTATGAGTCGGCTGCACCAGGCTGA
- a CDS encoding LLM class flavin-dependent oxidoreductase, which translates to MSRLHQAEVRLSVLDTSPIVAGATPRQALHNTVDLAMLADSLGYHRYWVPEHHSMRGVASSSPAVLIGHIADATRHLRVGAGGVLLPNHAPIVVAEQFGTLVAFHPGRIDLGIGRAPGGSKHAVEHVRPERERTAKPLRAQLEELLGYLDPREEDSVKAIPVVGGNVPALWLLGQSPTSAQLAGELGMSYAYAHHLRPDGVADTVRAYREHFRPSAGAAEPTVLVSASVIAADDDEHAGWLAGSTRLKVLSRTLGTRIRLPSPEDAAAYPYTGDDRAEIARHSGRVLVGGPETVAKHLQKVLDDTGADELMVTTPVYDHAERRRSYELLASIADGLRPGSRT; encoded by the coding sequence ATGAGTCGGCTGCACCAGGCTGAAGTACGTCTGTCGGTATTGGACACGTCGCCGATCGTGGCCGGGGCGACGCCCCGGCAGGCGCTGCACAACACGGTCGACCTGGCGATGCTGGCCGATTCGCTGGGCTACCACCGCTACTGGGTGCCCGAGCACCACAGCATGCGCGGCGTCGCGAGCTCGTCCCCCGCTGTCCTCATCGGTCACATCGCCGACGCCACCCGGCACCTGCGGGTCGGCGCGGGCGGCGTGCTGCTGCCCAACCACGCCCCGATCGTGGTGGCCGAGCAGTTCGGCACGCTGGTCGCGTTCCACCCCGGGCGGATCGACCTCGGCATCGGGCGCGCGCCGGGCGGCTCGAAGCACGCGGTGGAGCACGTCCGCCCGGAACGGGAGCGGACCGCGAAACCACTCCGCGCGCAGCTCGAAGAACTCCTTGGCTACCTCGACCCGCGGGAAGAGGACTCGGTCAAGGCCATTCCCGTGGTCGGCGGCAACGTCCCCGCGCTGTGGCTGCTCGGCCAGTCGCCCACCAGCGCACAACTGGCCGGCGAGCTCGGCATGTCCTACGCCTACGCGCACCACCTCAGGCCGGACGGCGTCGCGGACACCGTACGGGCCTACCGGGAGCACTTCCGCCCGTCCGCGGGTGCAGCCGAGCCGACCGTGCTGGTCAGCGCGTCCGTGATCGCCGCGGACGACGACGAACACGCCGGGTGGCTCGCCGGGTCCACCCGGCTGAAGGTGCTCAGCCGCACCCTCGGCACCCGCATCCGGCTGCCCAGCCCCGAGGACGCCGCGGCATACCCGTACACCGGCGACGACCGGGCGGAGATCGCCAGGCATTCCGGCCGTGTCCTCGTCGGCGGACCGGAAACGGTCGCCAAGCACCTGCAGAAGGTGCTCGACGACACCGGTGCCGACGAGCTCATGGTGACCACACCCGTGTACGACCACGCGGAGCGCCGCCGTTCCTACGAGTTGCTCGCGTCGATCGCGGACGGATTGCGCCCTGGTTCACGGACCTGA
- a CDS encoding amidase, translated as MRTLTETAAALRAGEVTSVDLVEQALAAAERLDGTLGVYLARFDEQALRAARRADRDMADGVDRGPLQGIPVGVKDMIMTSEGPTTAQSLVRDPLWDTGRDAPVVARLREAGAVIMGKTTLMEFGFGVPDPAKPLPLPRNPWDTRAWPGGSSSGSASGVAAGLFTASIGSDTGGSIRMPAAFCGITGLMPTYGLVPTTGCVPLAYSMDRVGPLGRSARDCAAVLDVIAQRGSGRPVYDPDLSGLRVGVVRAGHFPDGTDPALAEAFDRTTAALAARGASIVDVMLPYFDELTTAAYVTVASEGFAYHRDDLITRWDDYFASTRGLLALGAMSSGADYVQAQRLRQLAQGAVTRLFATVDVIVSPTASTGAPLFDEFHGALDSSAVFPMVHTLYWSTLGNPVLAVPIGFTASGLPLSCQIAGPAFAEALILRVGDAYQQDTDWHLRTPPNEPGTGPVTPREPRHQPIGDAQAARTLLAAAGLPGQARAEAAAAYPGYRAAVDGLHAITETRYAEPVLQPRELSGP; from the coding sequence ATGCGAACACTGACCGAGACGGCAGCGGCGTTGCGGGCAGGCGAGGTGACCAGTGTGGACCTCGTCGAACAGGCGCTCGCCGCCGCCGAACGCCTCGACGGCACGCTGGGCGTCTACCTGGCGCGGTTCGACGAGCAGGCGCTGCGGGCCGCGCGGCGGGCCGACCGGGACATGGCCGACGGCGTCGACCGCGGACCCCTGCAGGGGATTCCCGTCGGTGTCAAGGACATGATCATGACATCCGAGGGGCCCACCACGGCCCAGAGCCTGGTACGCGACCCGCTGTGGGACACCGGCCGCGACGCGCCGGTGGTGGCGCGGCTGCGGGAAGCCGGTGCGGTGATCATGGGCAAGACGACCTTGATGGAGTTCGGCTTCGGCGTACCGGACCCGGCCAAGCCGCTGCCGCTCCCGCGCAACCCGTGGGACACCCGCGCGTGGCCGGGCGGGTCGAGTTCCGGCAGCGCCAGCGGGGTGGCGGCGGGCCTGTTCACGGCGTCGATCGGTTCGGACACCGGCGGCAGCATCCGGATGCCCGCCGCGTTCTGCGGGATCACCGGCCTGATGCCGACGTACGGCCTGGTGCCCACGACGGGCTGCGTCCCGCTGGCGTACAGCATGGACCGTGTCGGTCCGCTGGGCCGCAGTGCCCGCGACTGCGCCGCCGTGCTCGATGTCATCGCGCAACGGGGATCGGGACGGCCCGTGTACGATCCGGACCTGTCCGGTCTGCGGGTCGGAGTGGTTCGCGCGGGCCACTTCCCGGACGGCACCGATCCCGCGCTGGCCGAGGCGTTCGACAGGACCACCGCGGCACTGGCGGCCCGTGGAGCGTCCATTGTGGACGTAATGTTGCCGTACTTCGACGAGCTGACCACGGCCGCCTACGTCACGGTCGCGAGCGAGGGCTTCGCGTATCACCGCGACGACCTGATCACGCGCTGGGATGACTACTTTGCCAGCACACGCGGCCTGCTGGCGCTCGGCGCGATGTCGTCCGGCGCTGACTACGTGCAGGCGCAACGGTTGCGGCAGCTCGCCCAGGGCGCGGTCACGCGCCTGTTCGCCACCGTCGACGTGATCGTCTCGCCGACGGCGTCCACCGGCGCCCCGCTGTTCGACGAGTTCCACGGCGCGCTGGACAGTTCCGCCGTGTTCCCGATGGTGCACACCCTTTACTGGAGCACCCTGGGCAATCCGGTCCTCGCCGTGCCCATCGGGTTCACCGCGAGTGGCCTGCCGTTGTCCTGCCAGATCGCCGGTCCGGCCTTCGCCGAGGCGCTCATCCTCCGGGTCGGTGACGCGTACCAGCAGGACACGGACTGGCACCTGCGCACACCGCCGAACGAGCCGGGAACCGGCCCGGTCACCCCGCGCGAACCCCGTCACCAGCCGATCGGCGACGCCCAAGCGGCCCGGACCTTGCTGGCCGCGGCCGGGCTGCCCGGCCAGGCCCGCGCCGAAGCCGCTGCCGCCTATCCCGGATACCGCGCGGCCGTGGACGGCCTCCACGCCATCACCGAGACCCGGTATGCCGAACCCGTGCTCCAGCCACGGGAACTGTCAGGTCCGTGA
- a CDS encoding MerR family transcriptional regulator encodes MDAFTPIRVVAEHFAIPISTLHYWERRGLLSPHRRSGRRCYDTDQVYRIALIQLWRETGLMSIDEISAILTGQSTKDEWRTAVRDRVGAIEARIAKLGTAVTYLTHLLACPHGPDLEECPQFRARTPIPRDGRSHDGV; translated from the coding sequence ATGGACGCGTTCACCCCGATCCGCGTGGTCGCCGAGCACTTCGCGATCCCGATCTCGACGCTGCACTACTGGGAGCGGCGCGGCCTGCTCAGCCCGCACCGCCGGTCCGGCAGGCGCTGCTACGACACCGACCAGGTCTACCGGATCGCGTTGATCCAGCTGTGGCGGGAAACCGGCCTGATGAGCATCGACGAGATCAGTGCCATCCTCACTGGACAGTCCACAAAGGATGAATGGCGGACCGCCGTGCGCGACCGGGTCGGTGCGATCGAAGCGCGCATCGCCAAGCTGGGCACCGCTGTGACGTACCTGACCCACCTGCTGGCCTGCCCGCACGGCCCGGATCTGGAAGAGTGCCCGCAGTTCCGGGCCCGGACACCGATTCCGCGCGACGGCCGTTCACACGACGGAGTGTGA
- a CDS encoding LacI family DNA-binding transcriptional regulator — protein sequence MTTIRDVAAAAGVSITTVSHVLSGQGRIPQHTRARVLQVASDLGYRANVHAQQLVTRRSRTLAVQIANSVDATAGAVLVPNSEYFLQVLNGAAEAAAQRSYATILVPPDAGLDGLAAFGVDGVVLVDPRGDEPFFTGRWQRRPLVTIGRPISPAREVPAVVDNDLVGAGTQMVEHLWQQGYRRPALITTDTARSYTHDIATGYARTVRDRGAQPVIVEIGEPSTPEGAADALSGLLDRGDPPDAVVTSSEILALSVLHEAASRGIDVPGELGICSGVDSCSLRLTSPQITGMSVNPRQVGHAAATALMSLVENGIAQAKTIEVPARLHPRGSTARS from the coding sequence GTGACGACGATCCGGGACGTGGCAGCGGCGGCAGGGGTGTCGATCACGACCGTGTCGCACGTGCTCAGCGGCCAGGGCCGGATCCCGCAGCACACCAGGGCGCGCGTGCTGCAGGTCGCGTCCGACCTCGGCTACCGCGCGAACGTGCACGCCCAGCAACTGGTCACCCGGCGCAGCCGGACGCTGGCGGTGCAGATCGCCAACTCGGTCGACGCCACCGCCGGCGCGGTCCTCGTGCCCAACTCCGAGTACTTCCTCCAGGTCCTCAACGGCGCGGCCGAGGCGGCCGCACAGCGCTCGTACGCGACCATCCTCGTACCGCCGGACGCCGGACTGGACGGGTTGGCCGCGTTCGGCGTCGACGGCGTCGTGCTGGTGGACCCGCGTGGCGACGAGCCGTTCTTCACCGGGCGGTGGCAACGGCGACCGCTGGTCACCATCGGCCGCCCGATCAGCCCGGCCCGTGAAGTGCCCGCCGTCGTGGACAACGACCTCGTCGGCGCGGGCACGCAGATGGTGGAACACCTCTGGCAGCAAGGATATCGGCGGCCCGCGCTGATCACGACCGACACCGCGCGGTCGTACACGCACGACATCGCGACGGGTTATGCCCGCACAGTCCGCGACCGAGGCGCGCAACCGGTGATCGTCGAGATCGGTGAGCCGTCCACACCGGAAGGCGCGGCCGACGCCCTGAGCGGCCTGCTCGACCGCGGCGACCCACCGGACGCGGTCGTCACCAGCTCGGAGATCCTCGCGCTGAGCGTGCTGCACGAGGCAGCCAGCCGGGGCATCGACGTGCCCGGTGAGCTGGGGATCTGCAGCGGAGTCGACAGCTGTTCGCTGCGGCTGACCTCGCCGCAGATCACCGGGATGTCGGTGAACCCGCGGCAGGTCGGGCACGCGGCGGCGACCGCGCTGATGTCGTTGGTGGAGAACGGGATCGCGCAGGCGAAAACGATCGAGGTGCCCGCGCGGCTCCACCCGAGGGGCTCGACCGCCCGGTCATGA
- a CDS encoding flavodoxin family protein: protein MKKVLVLSASPRRDGNSWTLAQAAVAGAREAGHEVEFAHLNDYVQGLFRDCRTCRDATGACSVGDRYDELLLEKVVPADGLVVATPLYWYGMSGALKTFYDRLFCHTSGSAPDGDAVVAGLTGKKVALLISCEESYRGATLGLTAQFQELARYLHQDLVGVAVGVGNSRGEVRSDPSLPLDQAADLGRRLFDIRVTDYRIDTERSNRVWAGRTS, encoded by the coding sequence ATGAAGAAGGTCCTGGTGCTCAGCGCGAGCCCGCGCCGTGACGGCAACTCGTGGACGCTCGCGCAGGCCGCGGTGGCAGGTGCGCGTGAGGCGGGGCACGAGGTCGAGTTCGCCCATCTCAACGACTACGTACAGGGGCTGTTCAGGGACTGCCGGACCTGCCGTGATGCCACGGGCGCCTGCTCGGTCGGCGATCGCTACGACGAGCTGCTGCTGGAAAAGGTCGTCCCCGCCGACGGGCTCGTGGTGGCGACCCCGCTGTACTGGTACGGCATGTCCGGTGCGCTGAAGACCTTCTACGACCGGCTGTTCTGCCACACCTCCGGCAGCGCGCCGGATGGTGACGCGGTCGTGGCCGGGCTGACGGGCAAGAAGGTGGCGCTGCTGATCTCGTGCGAGGAGAGCTACCGGGGCGCGACGCTCGGCCTCACCGCGCAGTTCCAGGAGCTCGCGCGTTACCTGCACCAGGATCTGGTCGGGGTGGCCGTCGGGGTGGGCAACAGCCGGGGTGAGGTGCGGTCCGACCCGTCGCTGCCCCTGGACCAGGCCGCTGACCTGGGACGACGCCTGTTCGATATCCGGGTCACCGACTACCGGATCGACACCGAGCGGTCCAACCGCGTCTGGGCCGGGCGCACGTCATGA